In one window of Nocardiopsis aegyptia DNA:
- the glpD gene encoding glycerol-3-phosphate dehydrogenase — translation MASTWLGPKERAASLAAMAEEEFDVLVVGGGIVGAGIALDAVSRGLSTALIEARDFASGTSSRSSKLIHGGLRYLEQLDFELVREALHERGLLLTTIAPHLVRPVPFLFPFSHHWERAYIGAGVTLYDALALTSRNNRGLPAHRHLTRSGALRVFPALRRDALAGAVQYWDAQVDDARFVTTVLRTAAGLGARIAPRVQAVGFLREGEHVVGADARDLETGDEVRIRARQVVNAAGVWTDDIQEMVGGRGQIHVRASKGVHLVVPRDRIQASSGMILRTEKSVLFVIPWGRHWIIGTTDTAWDLDKENPAASRADIDYVLDHVNQVLRTPLGRDDVEGVYAGLRPLLSGESEQTSKLSREHTVAHPVPGLVLIAGGKYTTYRVMAEDAVDAVAHGLGGAVPASVTDRLPLVGADGFAALANQRHVLARHSGLHVSRIGHLLRRYGSSIHDVLAMIRDRPDLGRPLAGADDYLRAEVVYAAQAEGARHLEDVLSRRTRISFETWDRGIAVAEEAADLLAGVLEWDEEQTRREVEFYRKGIEAERAAQEQDTDQEADAIQHGAPEIVPDAQVRRP, via the coding sequence ATGGCGAGCACCTGGTTGGGACCGAAGGAGCGCGCGGCGTCACTCGCGGCGATGGCCGAGGAGGAGTTCGACGTCCTCGTGGTCGGCGGCGGCATCGTCGGGGCCGGGATCGCGCTGGACGCGGTGTCGCGGGGACTGTCCACGGCGCTGATCGAGGCGCGCGACTTCGCCTCGGGCACCTCCAGCAGATCCAGCAAGCTCATCCACGGCGGCCTGCGCTATCTGGAGCAGCTGGACTTCGAGCTGGTCCGCGAGGCCCTCCACGAGCGCGGTCTGCTGCTCACCACGATCGCGCCGCACCTGGTCCGGCCGGTGCCCTTCCTCTTCCCGTTCTCCCACCACTGGGAGCGCGCCTACATCGGCGCGGGCGTCACGCTCTACGACGCCCTGGCCCTGACCTCCCGCAACAACCGCGGGCTGCCCGCGCACCGGCACCTGACCAGGTCCGGAGCCCTGCGGGTCTTCCCGGCGCTCCGGCGCGACGCCCTGGCCGGGGCCGTCCAGTACTGGGACGCCCAGGTGGACGACGCCCGCTTCGTCACCACCGTGCTGCGCACCGCCGCCGGGCTCGGCGCGCGCATCGCCCCCCGCGTGCAGGCGGTGGGCTTCCTACGGGAGGGCGAACACGTCGTCGGCGCCGACGCCAGGGACCTGGAGACCGGCGACGAGGTGCGCATCCGCGCACGCCAGGTCGTCAACGCCGCCGGGGTCTGGACCGACGACATCCAGGAGATGGTGGGCGGCCGCGGACAGATCCACGTGCGCGCCTCCAAGGGCGTGCACCTGGTCGTCCCGCGCGACCGCATCCAGGCGTCCTCCGGCATGATCCTGCGCACCGAGAAGAGCGTCCTGTTCGTCATCCCGTGGGGACGGCACTGGATCATCGGCACGACCGACACCGCGTGGGACCTGGACAAGGAGAACCCCGCCGCCAGCCGCGCCGACATCGACTACGTGCTGGACCACGTCAACCAGGTGCTGCGCACGCCCCTGGGCCGCGACGACGTGGAGGGCGTGTACGCCGGACTGCGCCCGCTGCTGTCCGGGGAGTCGGAGCAGACCTCCAAGCTGTCCCGCGAGCACACCGTCGCCCACCCCGTACCCGGCCTGGTCCTCATCGCGGGCGGCAAGTACACCACCTACCGGGTGATGGCCGAGGACGCCGTGGACGCCGTCGCGCACGGGCTGGGCGGCGCGGTCCCCGCCTCGGTCACCGACCGGCTGCCGCTGGTGGGCGCCGACGGATTCGCCGCCCTGGCCAACCAGCGCCACGTGCTCGCGCGCCACTCCGGCCTCCACGTGTCCAGGATCGGCCACCTGCTGCGCCGCTACGGCTCCTCCATCCACGACGTGCTCGCCATGATCCGCGACCGGCCCGACCTCGGCCGCCCGCTGGCCGGCGCCGACGACTACCTGCGTGCGGAGGTCGTCTACGCGGCGCAGGCCGAGGGCGCCCGCCACCTGGAGGACGTGCTCTCCCGCCGCACCCGGATCTCCTTCGAGACCTGGGACCGCGGGATCGCGGTCGCCGAGGAGGCCGCCGACCTGCTCGCGGGCGTGCTGGAGTGGGACGAGGAGCAGACCCGGCGCGAGGTGGAGTTCTACCGCAAGGGCATCGAGGCCGAGCGCGCCGCCCAGGAACAGGACACCGACCAGGAGGCCGACGCGATCCAGCACGGCGCACCGGAGATCGTCCCGGACGCGCAGGTCCGCAGGCCCTGA
- a CDS encoding MarR family winged helix-turn-helix transcriptional regulator, with protein MSDQPDCLDTTEERTWDAAVLAFRLLDQRVEHDLQEEVGLPLTYYELLVMLSKDPHGSLRMSELAERTHTRPSRISHAVRKLTEGGWVERRHCEDDRRSWFAVLTDQGRELLRDAGARHVRSMREYVFDVLTPEQRDQLLDISRTLLGRLDPDHAAEYGARVRSGPQEASA; from the coding sequence ATGAGCGATCAGCCGGACTGCCTCGACACGACCGAGGAGCGCACCTGGGACGCCGCCGTCCTGGCCTTCCGCCTGCTCGACCAGCGCGTCGAGCACGACCTCCAGGAGGAGGTCGGCCTCCCCCTGACCTACTACGAGCTCTTGGTCATGCTCTCGAAGGACCCCCACGGCTCACTGCGGATGAGCGAGCTGGCCGAGCGCACCCACACCCGGCCCAGCCGGATCTCGCACGCCGTCCGCAAGCTCACCGAGGGCGGCTGGGTCGAGCGCCGGCACTGCGAGGACGACCGGCGCAGCTGGTTCGCGGTGCTCACCGACCAGGGCCGTGAGCTGCTGCGCGACGCGGGCGCCCGCCACGTGCGCAGCATGCGCGAGTACGTGTTCGACGTCCTCACCCCGGAGCAGCGGGACCAGCTGCTGGACATCAGCCGCACCCTCCTGGGCCGGCTCGACCCCGACCACGCCGCCGAGTACGGCGCCCGCGTCCGGAGCGGTCCTCAGGAGGCGTCGGCGTAG
- a CDS encoding response regulator transcription factor, which translates to MIKVLLVEDDVRLADALAGALEGRGYVVDQVRTGQAALGAAPVDIILLDLGLPDMDGIDLCRRLRERADGADTGIIMVTARGRQSERVRGLRSGADDYVVKPLAVDELCARMEAVLRRTRRRPEDPPVALGPLSVDLATRTVTRGDEPVDLTRKEFDLLAALVREAGSVVSREHLLLRVWQTSWPGTLRTLEVHIGTLRSKLDVPGLIETVRGVGYRLAAADGAAPGAADGATGRPSVSAAPVQPARRP; encoded by the coding sequence ATGATCAAGGTGCTGCTCGTCGAGGACGACGTCCGTCTCGCCGACGCCCTGGCCGGTGCGCTGGAAGGCCGCGGATACGTGGTCGACCAGGTGCGCACCGGCCAGGCCGCGCTGGGCGCCGCGCCGGTCGACATCATCCTGCTCGACCTCGGCCTGCCCGACATGGACGGCATCGACCTCTGCCGACGCCTGCGCGAGCGCGCCGACGGCGCCGACACCGGCATCATCATGGTCACCGCGCGCGGCCGCCAGAGCGAGCGCGTGCGCGGGCTGCGCTCGGGGGCCGACGACTACGTCGTCAAGCCGCTGGCCGTCGACGAGCTGTGCGCCCGGATGGAGGCGGTCCTGCGCCGGACCCGGCGGCGCCCGGAGGACCCGCCGGTGGCCCTCGGTCCGCTGAGCGTGGACCTGGCCACGCGGACCGTGACCCGCGGCGACGAGCCCGTGGACCTCACCCGCAAGGAGTTCGACCTGCTGGCCGCCCTGGTCAGGGAGGCGGGCTCGGTGGTCTCCCGCGAGCACCTGCTGCTGCGGGTGTGGCAGACCTCCTGGCCCGGCACCCTGCGCACCCTGGAGGTGCACATCGGGACGCTGCGCTCCAAGCTCGACGTGCCCGGCCTCATCGAGACCGTGCGCGGTGTCGGCTACCGCCTGGCCGCCGCGGACGGCGCCGCGCCGGGGGCCGCGGACGGCGCGACCGGGCGGCCGTCCGTGTCCGCCGCCCCCGTCCAGCCGGCCAGACGGCCCTGA
- a CDS encoding sensor histidine kinase: protein MRRRVVTVYVALLVAACLGLAVPLCVSIAARGTSEMRLDRINDTARFAGLAEPSVLTGSEDTLAGELAAYDRLYGITALVVDRDGAVVAASREGVGLDDLAADTGDGRIPEAVRIALAGNRMGTDSIVYPWQEGPLVVAEPIGRSGETVGAAVTASPTGALRRTTLAQWAVAWAAATALLVVGIAAAGPLTRWILRPIDDLEEATRAVSGGSLDARVPTAAGPVELRRLGESFNRMADTITAMLESQRTFVAYAGHQVRNPLAALRLRVDSLSRHLPPEGAQEHRLALDEVDRLTRVCDSLLTLARTEDAEHATVVEEVARVAADRVESWRPIAERAGAALECEAEDGVLVRCVEGTLDQALDALIDNALKFGGPGVRIVVRVHGAVRAEDGTEYVDVHVVDDGPGLSEDQLGSATRPFWRDGHDGVGGSGLGLSIVVTLLELQGAELALRPARPHGIDARIRLPL, encoded by the coding sequence ATGCGCCGACGCGTGGTGACCGTGTACGTGGCCCTGCTGGTCGCGGCCTGCCTGGGCCTGGCCGTGCCGCTGTGCGTGAGCATCGCCGCGCGCGGGACCTCCGAGATGCGCCTGGACCGCATCAACGACACCGCCCGGTTCGCCGGACTGGCCGAGCCCAGCGTGCTCACCGGCTCCGAGGACACCCTCGCCGGCGAACTCGCCGCCTACGACCGGCTGTACGGCATCACCGCCCTCGTCGTGGACCGCGACGGCGCGGTGGTCGCCGCCTCCCGGGAGGGCGTCGGCCTGGACGACCTCGCCGCCGACACCGGCGACGGCCGGATCCCCGAAGCCGTGCGCATCGCGCTGGCGGGCAACCGGATGGGCACGGACTCGATCGTCTACCCCTGGCAGGAGGGCCCGCTCGTGGTCGCCGAGCCCATCGGCCGCTCCGGGGAGACCGTCGGCGCCGCCGTCACGGCCTCCCCGACCGGGGCGCTGCGCCGCACCACGCTCGCCCAGTGGGCGGTGGCGTGGGCGGCGGCGACCGCGCTGCTGGTCGTCGGCATCGCCGCCGCCGGGCCGCTCACCCGCTGGATCCTGCGCCCCATCGACGACCTGGAGGAGGCCACCCGCGCCGTCAGCGGCGGCAGCCTCGACGCGCGCGTGCCCACTGCGGCCGGGCCCGTGGAGCTGCGCCGGCTGGGGGAGTCGTTCAACCGGATGGCCGACACCATCACCGCCATGCTGGAGAGCCAGCGCACCTTCGTGGCCTACGCCGGGCACCAGGTGCGCAACCCGCTGGCGGCCCTGCGGCTGCGGGTGGACTCGCTCAGCCGCCACCTGCCGCCGGAGGGGGCGCAGGAGCACCGCCTGGCCCTGGACGAGGTGGACCGGCTCACACGGGTCTGCGACAGCCTGCTCACGCTCGCCCGTACCGAGGACGCCGAGCACGCGACGGTGGTCGAGGAGGTCGCCCGGGTGGCCGCCGACCGGGTCGAGTCCTGGCGGCCCATCGCCGAACGGGCCGGAGCCGCACTGGAGTGCGAGGCCGAGGACGGCGTGCTGGTGCGCTGCGTGGAGGGGACCCTCGACCAGGCGCTGGACGCGCTGATCGACAACGCCCTGAAGTTCGGCGGGCCGGGGGTGCGGATCGTGGTGCGCGTGCACGGGGCCGTGCGCGCCGAGGACGGCACGGAGTACGTGGACGTGCACGTGGTCGACGACGGTCCCGGCCTGTCCGAGGACCAGCTGGGCAGCGCGACGCGGCCGTTCTGGCGGGACGGCCACGACGGGGTGGGCGGCAGCGGGCTCGGGCTGTCCATCGTCGTCACCCTGCTGGAGCTGCAGGGCGCGGAGCTGGCCTTGCGCCCGGCGCGCCCGCACGGGATCGACGCCCGCATCCGCCTGCCGCTGTGA
- a CDS encoding trans-sulfuration enzyme family protein — MAPHIHTRTVHRPVEPVEGSTPLGTPLYQSHTFAFTDTDAMAAAFEGPGSPYVYARYGNPTVAALEAAVADLEGGTGAIASGSGMGAITSTLWALLGSGRRVVAQDRLYGGTEGLLDDLRERWGVDVVKVDVDDLDAVRAALTPGTDVLLLETIANPTGRVADLPALTALAREAGARTVVDNTFATPVLCRPVEHGADVVVHSATKYMGGHSDTIGGVAVFADSGTLAAVRARTAEFGAVLDPFAAWLISRGLSTLAVRVARQCASAQVLAERLAAHPGVTAVHYPGLPDAPGHATARRILDGGFGGVIAFELAGGLASGRAFASSVELAALAPSLGDVRTLVMHPASTSHRALDAAGLARAGIAEGLIRISVGIEDVEDLWADLERAVGVAVGVAVGA; from the coding sequence ATGGCACCTCACATCCACACCCGTACCGTGCACCGACCCGTCGAACCGGTGGAGGGCAGCACCCCGCTGGGCACGCCCCTCTACCAGTCGCACACGTTCGCCTTCACCGACACCGACGCCATGGCCGCCGCCTTCGAGGGGCCGGGCTCGCCCTACGTGTACGCCCGCTACGGCAATCCGACCGTGGCGGCCCTGGAGGCCGCGGTGGCCGACCTCGAAGGGGGGACGGGCGCGATCGCGTCCGGCTCGGGGATGGGCGCGATCACCTCCACCCTCTGGGCGCTGCTGGGCTCCGGCCGCCGCGTGGTCGCCCAGGACCGGCTCTACGGGGGCACCGAGGGCCTGCTCGACGACCTGCGCGAACGGTGGGGCGTGGACGTCGTCAAGGTCGACGTCGACGACCTCGACGCCGTCCGTGCCGCGCTCACCCCCGGGACGGACGTGCTGCTGCTGGAGACCATCGCCAACCCGACCGGCCGGGTCGCCGACCTGCCCGCCCTGACCGCGCTGGCCCGGGAGGCCGGTGCCAGGACCGTCGTGGACAACACCTTCGCCACACCGGTGCTCTGCCGGCCCGTCGAACACGGCGCCGACGTCGTCGTGCACTCCGCGACCAAGTACATGGGCGGCCACTCCGACACCATCGGCGGGGTCGCCGTGTTCGCCGACTCCGGGACGCTGGCCGCGGTCCGCGCGCGCACCGCCGAGTTCGGCGCGGTGCTGGACCCCTTCGCCGCCTGGCTGATCAGCCGCGGGCTCAGCACGCTCGCGGTGCGCGTGGCCCGCCAGTGCGCGAGCGCGCAGGTACTCGCCGAGCGCCTGGCCGCCCACCCGGGGGTCACGGCCGTGCACTACCCCGGGCTGCCGGACGCCCCCGGACACGCGACCGCCCGGCGGATCCTCGACGGCGGCTTCGGCGGCGTGATCGCGTTCGAGTTGGCCGGCGGCCTGGCGTCGGGCCGCGCGTTCGCGTCCTCGGTCGAACTGGCGGCGCTCGCGCCCTCCCTCGGGGACGTGCGGACCCTGGTCATGCACCCGGCGAGCACCTCGCACCGCGCGTTGGACGCCGCGGGGCTGGCCCGGGCGGGCATCGCGGAGGGGCTCATCCGGATCAGTGTCGGGATCGAGGACGTCGAGGACCTGTGGGCCGATCTGGAGCGGGCCGTCGGTGTGGCGGTCGGTGTGGCGGTCGGGGCGTAG
- a CDS encoding lytic transglycosylase domain-containing protein, translating to MGKRRAPRGDRTGDRGRGPLVAACAALAVCLLVTGGLVYVANRISTALDTWSGPSAAEGSEPEDGSIETPPHDGLTAPPSTSEVTPDDGSERGPEEEAVAGADTGADEQQAPAGAPRPSGDWLDEVAESTTIPRRALEGYASAQLVLAEEQPSCRLSWPTLAGIGYVETRHGTHGGGEIGSDGLTTVDIIGIPLDGTNNTRAIRDTDGGRYDDDTEWDRAVGPMQFIPGTWVRWGASLEGGDPDPHSIDDAALSAGRYLCGGGRDLTSAQDWESAILTYNSSRTYLNDVLAYAHAYADAS from the coding sequence ATGGGCAAGCGTCGGGCTCCCCGTGGCGACCGGACCGGCGACCGAGGTCGTGGTCCGCTGGTGGCGGCGTGTGCGGCCCTGGCCGTGTGCCTGCTGGTCACCGGCGGTCTCGTCTACGTTGCCAACCGGATCTCCACGGCCCTGGACACCTGGTCTGGGCCCTCCGCCGCCGAGGGGAGCGAGCCGGAGGACGGCTCGATCGAGACCCCGCCGCACGACGGGCTCACCGCGCCGCCGAGCACCTCCGAGGTCACCCCCGACGACGGGTCGGAGCGGGGGCCTGAGGAGGAGGCGGTCGCCGGGGCCGACACCGGGGCCGACGAGCAGCAGGCCCCGGCGGGAGCGCCGCGGCCCAGCGGCGACTGGCTCGACGAGGTGGCGGAGTCGACCACCATCCCGCGCCGCGCGCTGGAGGGGTACGCCAGCGCCCAACTCGTCCTGGCCGAGGAACAGCCCTCCTGCCGCCTGTCCTGGCCCACGCTGGCCGGCATCGGCTACGTGGAGACCAGGCACGGTACGCACGGCGGGGGCGAGATCGGCTCGGACGGCCTGACGACCGTCGACATCATCGGCATCCCGCTGGACGGAACGAACAACACCCGCGCCATCCGGGACACCGACGGCGGGCGCTACGACGACGACACCGAGTGGGACCGCGCGGTGGGCCCGATGCAGTTCATCCCCGGGACGTGGGTGCGGTGGGGGGCCTCGCTGGAGGGCGGCGACCCCGACCCGCACAGCATCGACGACGCCGCGCTCTCGGCCGGGCGCTACCTGTGCGGGGGCGGGCGCGACCTCACCTCGGCCCAGGACTGGGAGTCGGCGATCCTGACCTACAACAGCTCACGGACCTACCTCAACGACGTGCTCGCCTACGCGCACGCCTACGCCGACGCCTCCTGA
- a CDS encoding GuaB3 family IMP dehydrogenase-related protein has product MEIGLGKNGRRAYELDEIGIVPARRTRDPEEVSIAWQIDAYRFETPLVVSPMDSVASPETVVAVGRQGGLGVLDLEGLWTRYEDPAPLLSEIRELDDVAATKRLQEIYAAPIQEELIGRRIEEIRDAGLVTAARLSPQRTAQYHKAVVDAGVDIFVIRGTTVSAEHVSGRAEPLNLKQFIYDLDVPVVVGGCATYTAALHLMRTGAAGVLVGFGGGSGHTTRSVLGVAVPMASAIGDVAAARRDYLDESGGRYVHVIADGGMTGSGDIAKALACGADAVMVGSPLARATEAPGGGYHWGSEAHHSELPRGERVNVGTIGDLEAILHGPASTSDGSMNLMGALRRTMATSGYTDLKEFQRVEVVVNPHR; this is encoded by the coding sequence GTGGAGATCGGGTTGGGCAAGAACGGGCGTCGTGCCTACGAGCTCGACGAGATCGGGATCGTGCCGGCGCGCCGCACGCGGGACCCGGAGGAGGTGTCCATCGCCTGGCAGATCGACGCCTACCGGTTCGAGACGCCCCTGGTGGTCAGTCCCATGGACAGCGTCGCGTCGCCCGAGACGGTCGTGGCCGTCGGCCGCCAGGGCGGCCTCGGCGTCCTGGACCTGGAGGGGCTGTGGACCCGCTACGAGGACCCGGCGCCGCTGCTGTCGGAGATCCGTGAGCTGGACGACGTCGCCGCCACCAAGCGGCTCCAGGAGATCTACGCGGCGCCGATCCAGGAGGAGCTGATCGGCCGCCGGATCGAGGAGATCCGCGACGCCGGGCTGGTGACGGCCGCGCGGCTGTCGCCGCAGCGCACCGCGCAGTACCACAAGGCCGTCGTCGACGCCGGGGTGGACATCTTCGTGATCCGCGGCACCACGGTGTCGGCCGAGCACGTGTCGGGCCGCGCCGAGCCGCTCAACCTCAAGCAGTTCATCTACGACCTCGACGTCCCGGTCGTCGTCGGCGGCTGCGCCACCTACACCGCGGCCCTGCACCTGATGCGCACCGGCGCGGCCGGCGTGCTCGTCGGGTTCGGCGGCGGCTCGGGGCACACCACACGCTCGGTCCTGGGCGTGGCGGTGCCGATGGCGAGCGCGATCGGCGACGTGGCCGCGGCCCGCCGCGACTACCTCGACGAGTCGGGCGGCCGCTACGTGCACGTCATCGCCGACGGCGGCATGACCGGCAGCGGCGACATCGCCAAGGCGCTGGCCTGCGGCGCGGACGCGGTCATGGTGGGCTCCCCGCTGGCGCGGGCCACCGAGGCGCCCGGCGGCGGCTACCACTGGGGCAGCGAGGCGCACCACAGCGAGCTGCCGCGCGGCGAGCGGGTCAACGTCGGCACGATCGGCGACCTGGAGGCGATCCTGCACGGGCCGGCGTCCACGAGCGACGGCTCCATGAACCTCATGGGTGCCCTGCGCCGCACCATGGCCACGTCCGGCTACACCGACCTCAAGGAGTTCCAGCGGGTCGAGGTCGTGGTCAACCCGCACCGCTGA
- a CDS encoding MFS transporter: MTTTAVPAPTRGTRPALALAVLALAHFAVSVDFNVVYIALPEIGRALGFSPNSLPWVVNAFALGFGGFLLLGGRAADRLGARRVLVLGAALMGAASVVGALALHPAVLVAARAAQGLGAAALFPATLALVNTVFAAGPERNRALAVWGTAGAFGALAGGAVGGILTSAFGWSAVFWVLVPLTLVTVLGAPRVLPADGRARGAGGFDALGGVLVTAGALLLVFGVFRAQDAGWLAPESTGAVALGAAVLGVLAVVERRTADPLLPPRLLTHRSLVVTTALILVLMGIVNTLHYVYTSHVQDVLGLSPLVAGLGFLPQGAAAMAGSMLLLPPLLNRWGVRAALFTGTLGVGATALAFAAGVASGSYWALLPAVVMLGITAGTTYPAVFAAAGAGVGPDEQGVSSAMVSTAQQIGGALGLAALVAVANAGGTGEGAATAGGLATASWVGGAVTIAAAFLALALRRPRTEESAPS; encoded by the coding sequence ATGACCACCACAGCAGTCCCCGCTCCCACCCGCGGGACCCGGCCCGCCCTCGCGCTCGCCGTCCTCGCCCTGGCCCACTTCGCGGTCTCCGTGGACTTCAACGTCGTCTACATCGCGCTCCCCGAGATCGGCCGGGCGCTCGGCTTCTCGCCGAACTCGCTGCCCTGGGTCGTCAACGCCTTCGCGCTCGGCTTCGGCGGCTTCCTGCTCCTGGGCGGCCGTGCCGCGGACCGGCTCGGCGCCCGCCGCGTCCTCGTCCTGGGCGCGGCCCTGATGGGCGCCGCCTCCGTCGTCGGGGCCCTGGCCCTCCACCCCGCCGTGCTCGTCGCCGCACGGGCGGCGCAGGGCCTGGGCGCCGCGGCCCTGTTCCCCGCCACCCTGGCGCTGGTGAACACCGTGTTCGCCGCCGGTCCCGAGCGCAACCGGGCCCTGGCCGTGTGGGGCACCGCCGGAGCCTTCGGCGCCCTCGCCGGGGGAGCGGTCGGGGGCATCCTGACCAGCGCCTTCGGCTGGTCCGCGGTGTTCTGGGTGCTCGTACCGCTGACCCTGGTCACCGTGCTCGGCGCCCCGCGCGTCCTGCCCGCCGACGGCCGCGCGCGCGGCGCGGGCGGCTTCGACGCCCTCGGCGGAGTACTGGTCACCGCCGGGGCCCTGCTCCTGGTGTTCGGCGTCTTCCGCGCCCAGGACGCCGGGTGGCTCGCCCCGGAGAGCACGGGTGCCGTCGCCCTCGGCGCGGCCGTGCTGGGCGTGCTCGCCGTCGTCGAGCGCCGCACCGCGGACCCGCTGCTGCCGCCCCGGCTGCTCACCCACCGCTCCCTGGTCGTGACGACGGCGCTCATCCTCGTGCTCATGGGCATCGTCAACACGCTGCACTACGTGTACACGTCCCACGTCCAGGACGTCCTGGGCCTGAGCCCGCTCGTCGCCGGCCTGGGCTTCCTGCCCCAGGGCGCCGCCGCCATGGCCGGATCGATGCTGCTCCTGCCGCCGCTGCTGAACCGCTGGGGCGTGCGCGCCGCCCTGTTCACCGGCACCCTCGGCGTGGGGGCCACCGCCCTGGCCTTCGCGGCCGGCGTGGCGTCGGGCTCGTACTGGGCGCTGCTGCCCGCCGTGGTCATGCTCGGCATCACGGCCGGGACCACCTACCCGGCGGTCTTCGCCGCGGCGGGAGCCGGGGTGGGCCCCGACGAACAGGGCGTGAGCTCGGCGATGGTCTCCACCGCCCAGCAGATCGGCGGCGCCCTGGGGCTGGCCGCGCTGGTCGCCGTGGCCAACGCGGGCGGGACCGGGGAGGGGGCCGCCACGGCCGGAGGGCTCGCCACCGCCTCCTGGGTCGGCGGCGCGGTCACGATCGCCGCCGCCTTCCTCGCCCTGGCGCTGCGCCGGCCCCGGACGGAGGAGTCCGCGCCGTCCTGA
- a CDS encoding aminotransferase-like domain-containing protein: MSEPISPGDLTALLGRWAAGRGPLYRLLATRLRGLIDEGALAPGAGLPAERRLAARLSVGRGTVVAAYDLLSEERRLVRRRGSGTRVAPGPDPVPEPARRTHDGSLFLSMFEPVAGTLTLTCAAPDAPPPELRTAYREATARVDVLANDIGYHPAGLLELRTVIAERFTERGLPTSPDEVLVTNGAQQALDLLVRCHVSAGDTVLVERPTYPGALALFGEAAAHVRTVDTGPDGVDVPALLEGMADAPALTYLIPSFHNPTGAVLPPLLRRRIAAAAGEHDALVVDDETMVHLGFDGPVPAPLASFPGGEDIVTVGSLSKLVWGGLRIGWIRARRPVLERLRRTKTLTDLGGDVLSQLAAAHLLRDLEPVSRRRGAELRRQHDRLVAELGRRLPDWEFAPASGGQTLWVHLPHGDSASFSQVALRHGAALLPGDSLCAGGGGASWLRLPFLASSETLTEAVDRIARAWKHYGEADTPPAPPLGALAV; the protein is encoded by the coding sequence ATGAGCGAGCCAATCTCCCCCGGCGACCTGACCGCCCTGCTCGGCCGCTGGGCGGCCGGACGCGGACCGCTCTACCGCCTCCTCGCGACGCGGCTGCGCGGGCTCATCGACGAGGGCGCGCTGGCGCCCGGCGCCGGGCTGCCCGCCGAACGGCGGCTGGCCGCCCGGCTGAGCGTGGGGCGCGGCACGGTCGTGGCCGCCTACGACCTGCTGAGCGAGGAGCGCCGCCTGGTCCGCCGGCGCGGCAGCGGCACCCGTGTGGCCCCGGGCCCCGACCCGGTGCCCGAGCCGGCCCGCCGCACGCACGACGGGTCGCTGTTCCTCAGCATGTTCGAGCCCGTCGCCGGGACCCTCACGCTGACCTGCGCCGCCCCGGACGCGCCGCCCCCCGAACTCCGCACGGCCTACCGGGAGGCGACGGCCAGGGTGGACGTGCTCGCCAACGACATCGGCTACCACCCCGCGGGCCTGCTCGAACTGCGCACCGTCATCGCGGAGCGCTTCACCGAGCGGGGGCTGCCCACCTCGCCGGACGAGGTGCTCGTGACCAACGGTGCCCAGCAGGCGCTGGACCTGCTGGTGCGCTGCCACGTGTCGGCCGGGGACACCGTCCTCGTGGAGCGGCCGACCTACCCGGGGGCGCTGGCCCTGTTCGGGGAGGCCGCCGCCCACGTGCGCACGGTCGACACCGGCCCCGACGGCGTGGACGTGCCCGCCCTGCTGGAGGGGATGGCCGACGCCCCCGCGCTCACCTACCTCATCCCCTCGTTCCACAACCCGACCGGCGCGGTGCTCCCCCCGCTGCTGCGGCGCCGGATCGCGGCGGCGGCCGGGGAGCACGACGCCCTGGTCGTGGACGACGAGACCATGGTCCACCTGGGCTTCGACGGCCCGGTACCGGCCCCGCTGGCGTCCTTCCCCGGCGGGGAGGACATCGTCACCGTGGGTTCGCTGAGCAAGCTGGTGTGGGGCGGGCTGCGGATCGGCTGGATCCGGGCCCGGCGCCCGGTCCTGGAGCGGCTGCGCCGCACGAAGACCCTCACCGACCTGGGCGGCGACGTGCTCTCACAGCTGGCCGCGGCCCACCTGCTCCGCGACCTGGAACCCGTCTCGCGACGGCGCGGCGCGGAACTGCGCCGACAGCACGACCGGCTGGTGGCCGAACTCGGGCGGCGCCTGCCCGACTGGGAGTTCGCACCCGCCTCCGGCGGGCAGACCCTGTGGGTGCACCTGCCCCACGGCGACTCGGCGTCCTTCTCCCAGGTGGCGCTCCGCCACGGAGCCGCCCTGCTGCCCGGCGACAGCCTGTGCGCCGGGGGCGGCGGCGCGTCCTGGCTACGGCTGCCGTTCCTCGCCTCGTCCGAGACGCTGACCGAGGCCGTCGACCGCATCGCCCGCGCCTGGAAGCACTACGGCGAGGCGGACACCCCGCCCGCGCCTCCGCTGGGAGCGCTGGCCGTGTGA